A section of the Burkholderia mallei ATCC 23344 genome encodes:
- a CDS encoding DoxX family protein — translation MDSNRLNDAGAALLRIALGVLYLAHVAQKLFVFTLPGTAQFFASVGLPGWLAYVTTFVELAGGLALLAGVRVRLVSLVLLPFMLGATMTHFPNGWSFAAPHGGWEYPAFWAVTLVVQALVGAGAFALGGARGAAGRAA, via the coding sequence ATGGATTCGAACCGCTTGAATGACGCCGGCGCCGCGTTGCTGCGCATCGCGCTTGGCGTGCTGTACCTCGCGCATGTCGCGCAGAAGCTTTTCGTGTTCACGCTGCCCGGCACCGCGCAGTTTTTCGCGTCGGTCGGCCTGCCGGGCTGGCTCGCCTATGTGACGACGTTCGTCGAGCTCGCCGGCGGCCTCGCGCTCCTGGCGGGCGTGCGGGTCCGGCTCGTGTCGCTCGTGCTGCTGCCGTTCATGCTCGGCGCGACGATGACTCACTTTCCGAACGGCTGGAGCTTCGCCGCGCCGCACGGCGGCTGGGAGTATCCGGCGTTCTGGGCGGTCACGCTCGTCGTCCAGGCGCTCGTCGGCGCCGGGGCGTTCGCGCTCGGCGGCGCGCGCGGCGCGGCAGGCCGGGCGGCTTGA
- a CDS encoding ParA family protein — protein MTVIVVANPKGGVGKSTLSTNLAGYFAAQGAWVALADLDRQQSAHAWLDLRPAGLPAIETWALDPDSPSKPPRGLEYAIVDTPAGLHGNRMNVALEFADKVIVPLQPSMFDILATQQFLERLASEKAVKKGAIKVGIVGMRVDARTRSADQLHRFVEGLDLPVLGYLRDTQNYVQLAAHGLTLWDVAKSRVDKDLEQWGPIVEWAQQ, from the coding sequence ATGACGGTGATCGTGGTGGCGAATCCGAAGGGCGGCGTCGGCAAGAGCACGCTGTCCACCAATCTGGCTGGGTATTTCGCGGCGCAGGGCGCATGGGTCGCGCTCGCCGATCTCGACCGGCAGCAATCCGCGCATGCCTGGCTCGACCTGCGGCCGGCCGGGCTGCCCGCGATCGAGACCTGGGCGCTCGACCCCGATTCGCCGTCGAAGCCGCCGCGCGGCCTCGAATACGCGATCGTCGATACGCCGGCCGGCCTGCACGGCAACCGGATGAACGTCGCGCTCGAATTCGCCGACAAGGTGATCGTGCCGCTGCAGCCGTCGATGTTCGATATCCTCGCGACCCAGCAATTCCTTGAGCGCCTCGCGAGCGAGAAGGCGGTGAAGAAGGGAGCGATCAAGGTGGGCATCGTCGGGATGCGGGTCGACGCGCGCACGCGCTCGGCCGATCAGTTGCATCGCTTCGTGGAAGGGCTCGATCTGCCGGTGCTCGGCTACCTGCGCGACACGCAGAACTACGTGCAACTCGCCGCGCACGGCCTCACGCTGTGGGACGTCGCGAAAAGCCGCGTCGACAAGGATCTCGAGCAATGGGGCCCGATCGTCGAGTGGGCGCAGCAGTAG
- the panC gene encoding pantoate--beta-alanine ligase: MKVISSIQELRDQLRGQNRTAFVPTMGNLHDGHLSLMRLARQHGDPVVASIFVNRLQFGPNEDFDQYPRTLQDDIEKLQKENVYVLFAPTERDMYPEPQEYRVQPPHDLGDILEGEFRPGFFTGVCTVVTKLMACVQPRVAVFGKKDYQQLMIVRRMCQQLALPVEIIAAETVRDADGLALSSRNRYLSEAERAEAPELAKTLAQVRSAVLGGERDLAAIEQRALAHLAARGWKPDYVSIRRRANLVAPSAAHIEAGEPLVVLTAAKLGATRLIDNLEI; the protein is encoded by the coding sequence ATGAAAGTCATCAGCTCGATCCAGGAACTGCGCGACCAGCTGCGCGGCCAGAACCGCACGGCGTTCGTGCCGACGATGGGCAACCTGCACGACGGGCACCTGTCGCTGATGCGGCTCGCGCGCCAGCACGGCGATCCGGTTGTCGCGAGCATCTTCGTGAACCGGCTCCAGTTCGGCCCGAACGAGGACTTCGACCAATACCCGCGCACGCTGCAGGACGACATCGAGAAACTGCAGAAGGAAAACGTCTACGTGCTGTTCGCGCCGACCGAGCGCGACATGTATCCCGAGCCGCAGGAATATCGCGTGCAGCCGCCGCACGATCTCGGCGACATCCTCGAAGGCGAGTTCCGCCCGGGCTTCTTCACCGGCGTGTGCACGGTCGTCACGAAGCTGATGGCATGCGTGCAGCCGCGCGTCGCGGTGTTCGGCAAGAAGGACTACCAGCAGTTGATGATCGTGCGGCGGATGTGCCAGCAGCTCGCGCTGCCCGTCGAGATCATCGCGGCCGAGACCGTGCGCGACGCCGACGGCCTCGCGCTGTCGTCGCGCAACCGCTATCTGAGCGAGGCCGAGCGCGCGGAGGCGCCCGAGCTCGCGAAGACGCTCGCGCAGGTGCGCTCCGCGGTGCTGGGCGGCGAGCGCGATCTCGCGGCGATCGAGCAGCGCGCGCTCGCGCACCTCGCCGCGCGCGGCTGGAAGCCCGATTACGTGTCGATCCGCCGGCGCGCGAACCTCGTCGCGCCGAGCGCGGCGCACATCGAAGCGGGCGAGCCGCTCGTCGTGCTCACGGCCGCGAAGCTCGGCGCGACGCGCCTCATCGACAATCTGGAAATCTGA
- the cbiB gene encoding adenosylcobinamide-phosphate synthase CbiB, which yields MLMLSLPAVACLAVAGCVVDKLVGEPRAAHPLVAFGRLAARLERALNTGRRGRLAGLAAWLAAVAPPVALAAWLAAALHVALHVALLWFALGARSLAEHVAPIAAALLRRDLAAARALTARIVSRDTSAANEAALSRAAVESALENGNDAIFGALFWFAIAGGPGALLFRLANTLDAMWGYRTPRFARFGWAAARIDDALNWAPARLTAASYALLGDTANAWRCWRAQARHWDSPNAGPVMAAGAGSLNVVIGGPAVYHGAIEDRPVLGAGEPAAPVHVAAALSLVARTMILWLALLVAGAALSIATHHG from the coding sequence ATGCTGATGCTGTCGCTGCCCGCCGTCGCCTGCCTCGCGGTCGCCGGCTGCGTCGTCGACAAGCTCGTCGGCGAGCCGCGCGCCGCGCATCCGCTCGTCGCGTTCGGCCGGCTCGCCGCGCGCCTCGAACGCGCGCTCAACACCGGACGGCGCGGCCGGCTCGCGGGCCTCGCCGCGTGGCTCGCCGCCGTCGCGCCGCCCGTCGCGCTCGCCGCGTGGCTCGCCGCCGCGCTGCACGTCGCGCTGCACGTCGCGCTGCTGTGGTTCGCGCTCGGCGCGCGCAGCCTCGCCGAGCACGTCGCGCCGATCGCCGCGGCGCTGCTGCGCCGCGATCTCGCGGCCGCGCGCGCGCTGACCGCGCGCATCGTGTCGCGCGACACGAGCGCCGCCAACGAGGCCGCGCTGTCGCGCGCGGCGGTCGAATCGGCGCTCGAGAACGGCAACGACGCGATCTTCGGTGCGCTCTTCTGGTTCGCGATCGCGGGCGGCCCGGGCGCGCTGCTGTTCCGGCTCGCGAACACGCTCGATGCGATGTGGGGCTACCGCACGCCGCGCTTTGCGCGCTTCGGCTGGGCGGCCGCGCGCATCGACGACGCGCTCAACTGGGCCCCCGCGCGCCTCACCGCGGCAAGCTACGCGCTGCTCGGCGACACCGCGAACGCATGGCGCTGCTGGCGCGCGCAGGCGCGCCACTGGGACAGCCCGAACGCGGGCCCCGTGATGGCCGCGGGCGCGGGCAGCCTGAACGTCGTGATCGGCGGCCCCGCCGTCTATCACGGCGCAATCGAGGACCGCCCCGTGCTCGGCGCGGGCGAGCCCGCGGCGCCCGTGCACGTCGCGGCCGCGCTGTCGCTCGTCGCCCGCACGATGATTCTCTGGCTCGCGCTGCTCGTCGCCGGCGCGGCGCTGTCGATCGCGACGCACCATGGCTGA
- the cobD gene encoding threonine-phosphate decarboxylase CobD — protein MADAPITHGGNLHEAALRYGIPRDAWLDLSTGINPHGFPVPPVPADAWRRLPEDDGVLAAHAARYYRAPGAAHVLPVAGSQAAIRALPALFARGTVGVAPLAYSEYAPAFARHGHSGAPLDCGADTLPAALTYAIVANPNNPTAERVDRTRLLRWHAQLVARGGALIVDEAFADAESAAHASLAADTHRDGLVVLRSVGKFFGLAGVRAGFALAAPALLARLRDALGAWTVSGPARHAVLAAFADAAWQHAMRERLAHDGARLAALLRAHGFVTHATPLFSWSADPRAHALHDALAARGIWTRYFAHAPSVRIGLPAGDDDWRQLERTLAECVPTLAAAAAHPSESTTRD, from the coding sequence ATGGCTGACGCGCCGATCACGCACGGCGGCAACCTGCACGAAGCCGCCCTTCGCTACGGCATCCCGCGCGACGCGTGGCTCGATCTGTCGACGGGCATCAATCCGCACGGTTTTCCGGTGCCGCCCGTGCCCGCCGACGCGTGGCGCCGGCTGCCCGAGGACGACGGCGTGCTCGCCGCGCACGCGGCGCGCTACTACCGCGCGCCGGGCGCGGCGCACGTGCTGCCCGTCGCGGGCAGCCAGGCGGCGATCCGTGCGCTGCCGGCGCTTTTCGCGCGCGGCACGGTCGGCGTCGCGCCGCTCGCATACAGCGAGTACGCGCCCGCGTTCGCGCGCCACGGCCATTCGGGCGCGCCGCTCGACTGCGGCGCCGACACGCTGCCCGCCGCGCTCACGTACGCGATCGTCGCCAATCCGAACAATCCGACCGCCGAACGCGTCGATCGCACGCGGCTGCTGCGCTGGCACGCGCAACTCGTCGCGCGCGGCGGCGCGCTGATCGTCGACGAGGCGTTCGCGGACGCCGAGAGCGCCGCGCACGCGTCGCTCGCCGCGGACACGCATCGCGACGGCCTCGTCGTATTGCGCTCGGTCGGCAAGTTCTTCGGCCTCGCGGGCGTGCGCGCGGGCTTCGCGCTCGCCGCGCCCGCGCTGCTCGCGCGGCTGCGCGACGCGCTCGGCGCGTGGACCGTCAGCGGCCCGGCGCGCCACGCGGTGCTCGCCGCGTTCGCGGACGCGGCGTGGCAGCACGCGATGCGCGAGCGGCTCGCGCACGACGGCGCGCGCCTTGCCGCGCTGCTGCGCGCGCACGGCTTCGTCACGCACGCGACGCCGCTTTTCAGCTGGAGCGCCGATCCGCGCGCGCACGCGCTGCACGACGCGCTCGCGGCGCGCGGAATCTGGACGCGCTACTTCGCGCACGCGCCGAGCGTGCGCATCGGGCTGCCCGCCGGCGACGACGACTGGCGGCAGCTCGAACGCACGCTCGCCGAGTGCGTGCCGACGCTAGCGGCCGCCGCCGCGCATCCTTCCGAATCGACCACACGGGATTGA
- the cobU gene encoding bifunctional adenosylcobinamide kinase/adenosylcobinamide-phosphate guanylyltransferase, producing MIPRDLTFVLGGARSGKSAHAERLAAAGGRPVTYIATARVADDEFAERIAHHRARRPAGWALVEAPVELAPALARLDDANACVLVDCLTLWLTNLLCPADGPGVDDARCDAYVAELEAALRASRARVIVVSNEIGFGVVPLGRQTRRFVDTLGRVNQRIAALATRVTLCVAGLPVMVKDEGEPRC from the coding sequence ATGATTCCGCGCGACCTCACCTTCGTTCTCGGCGGCGCGCGCTCGGGCAAGAGCGCGCACGCCGAACGGCTCGCCGCCGCAGGCGGACGGCCCGTCACCTATATCGCCACCGCCCGCGTCGCGGACGACGAATTCGCCGAGCGCATCGCGCATCATCGCGCGCGCCGGCCGGCCGGCTGGGCGCTCGTCGAGGCGCCCGTCGAGCTCGCGCCCGCGCTCGCCCGGCTCGACGACGCGAACGCGTGCGTGCTCGTCGATTGCCTCACGCTGTGGCTCACGAACCTGCTCTGCCCGGCCGACGGCCCGGGCGTCGACGACGCGCGCTGCGACGCTTACGTCGCCGAACTCGAAGCGGCGCTGCGCGCGAGCCGCGCGCGGGTGATCGTCGTCAGCAACGAGATCGGCTTCGGCGTCGTGCCGCTCGGCAGGCAGACGCGCCGCTTCGTCGATACGCTCGGCCGCGTCAATCAGCGCATCGCGGCGCTCGCGACACGCGTGACGCTGTGCGTGGCCGGCCTGCCCGTCATGGTCAAGGACGAGGGCGAACCGCGATGCTGA
- a CDS encoding segregation and condensation protein A: protein MSAADEASARAQPEDAIAAPAGADSTPDTVDGVAAFARLYGEPLFKLPQDLYIPPDALEVFLETFEGPLDLLLYLIRKQNFNVLDIPMAEVTAQYLGYVDQIRESNLELAAEYLLMAAMLIEIKSRMLLPVKKADTGEDAEDPRAELVRRLLEYEQMKLAAQRLDQLPQLGRDFLRAEVYIEQSITPRFPDVNADDLRAAWADVLKRAKLVQHHKISREELSVREHMSLILRKLQNARFMEFADLFDTTRGVPVVVVNFIAMLELARESLVEITQAEPFAPIYVRLAYLPA from the coding sequence GTGAGCGCCGCCGACGAGGCCAGCGCCCGCGCGCAGCCCGAGGACGCGATCGCCGCGCCCGCCGGCGCGGATTCGACGCCCGACACGGTCGACGGCGTCGCGGCGTTCGCTCGCCTGTACGGCGAGCCGCTCTTCAAGCTGCCGCAGGATCTGTACATCCCGCCGGACGCGCTCGAAGTCTTTCTCGAAACGTTCGAAGGCCCGCTCGATCTGCTGCTGTACCTGATCCGCAAGCAGAACTTCAACGTGCTCGACATCCCGATGGCCGAGGTCACCGCGCAGTATCTCGGCTACGTCGATCAGATCCGCGAGTCGAATCTGGAGCTCGCGGCCGAGTATCTGCTGATGGCGGCGATGCTGATCGAGATCAAATCGCGGATGCTGCTGCCGGTGAAGAAGGCGGACACGGGCGAGGATGCGGAGGACCCGCGCGCCGAGCTCGTGCGGCGCCTGCTCGAGTACGAGCAGATGAAGCTCGCCGCGCAGCGCCTCGATCAGTTGCCGCAGCTCGGCCGCGATTTCCTGCGCGCCGAGGTGTACATCGAGCAGAGCATCACGCCGCGCTTCCCGGACGTGAACGCCGACGACCTGCGCGCCGCGTGGGCCGACGTGCTCAAGCGCGCGAAGCTCGTCCAGCACCACAAGATCTCGCGCGAGGAGCTATCGGTGCGCGAGCACATGAGCCTCATCCTGCGCAAGCTGCAGAACGCGCGCTTCATGGAGTTCGCCGATCTGTTCGACACGACGCGCGGCGTGCCCGTCGTCGTCGTCAATTTCATCGCGATGCTCGAACTCGCGCGCGAATCGCTCGTCGAGATCACGCAGGCCGAGCCGTTCGCGCCGATCTACGTGCGGCTCGCCTATCTGCCCGCTTGA
- a CDS encoding cobalamin-binding protein, giving the protein MRPALRRAARIALAALFCASACAHALAAAHADIAVTDDAGHAITLAAPARRVVSLAPHVTELIYAAGGGAKLVGAVSYSDYPPAAKAIARVGSNKALDLERIAALKPDLIVVWRHGNAEHETERLRALGIPLYFSEPRHLDDVAASLDKLGLLLGTHEIASAAADAYRRRIAQLRARYADKPPVTVFFQAWDKPLITLNGDHIVSDVIALCGGRNVFARLQPVAPSVTDEAVLAANPEAIVTTAAGASPTHDALPDFTRWRAWPKLTAVARGNLFAIDGDLLTRPAPRIAQGAEQLCRDLDVARARRPKP; this is encoded by the coding sequence ATGCGCCCCGCCCTGCGCCGCGCCGCACGCATCGCACTCGCCGCCCTCTTCTGCGCGAGCGCATGCGCGCATGCGCTCGCCGCCGCGCATGCGGACATCGCCGTCACCGACGACGCCGGGCACGCGATCACGCTCGCCGCGCCCGCACGGCGCGTCGTGAGCCTCGCGCCGCACGTGACCGAGCTGATCTATGCGGCGGGCGGCGGCGCGAAGCTCGTCGGCGCGGTGTCGTACAGCGACTACCCGCCCGCCGCGAAGGCGATTGCGCGCGTCGGCTCGAACAAGGCGCTCGATCTCGAACGGATCGCGGCGCTCAAGCCCGATCTGATCGTCGTCTGGCGCCACGGCAACGCCGAGCACGAGACCGAGCGGCTGCGCGCGCTCGGCATTCCGCTTTACTTCAGCGAGCCACGGCATCTCGACGATGTCGCCGCATCGCTCGACAAGCTCGGCCTGCTGCTCGGCACGCACGAGATCGCGTCGGCCGCGGCCGACGCGTACCGGCGGCGAATCGCGCAGCTGCGCGCGCGCTACGCGGACAAGCCGCCCGTCACGGTGTTCTTCCAGGCGTGGGACAAACCGCTCATCACGCTGAACGGCGATCACATCGTGAGCGACGTGATCGCGCTGTGCGGCGGGCGCAACGTGTTCGCGCGGCTGCAGCCGGTCGCGCCGTCCGTCACCGACGAAGCGGTGCTCGCGGCGAATCCTGAGGCGATCGTGACGACGGCGGCGGGCGCGAGCCCGACGCACGACGCACTGCCCGACTTCACGCGCTGGCGCGCATGGCCGAAGCTGACCGCGGTCGCGCGGGGCAATCTGTTCGCGATCGACGGCGATCTGCTGACGCGGCCCGCGCCGCGCATCGCGCAGGGCGCCGAGCAACTGTGCCGGGATCTCGACGTCGCGCGCGCGAGACGGCCGAAGCCGTGA
- a CDS encoding cobyric acid synthase, which produces MRPSPFAARRASRHSFTMIANANANANANANANANAARPRGTLMIQGTTSDAGKSTLVAGLCRLARRTGARVAPFKPQNMALNSAVTANGGEIGRAQALQALAAGIEAHTDLNPVLLKPTGDRGAQVIIHGTARANLDARAYHDYKPTAMRAVLESYGRLRGAYDAVIVEGAGSPAEINLREGDIANMGFAEAVDCPVVLVADIDRGGVFAHLVGTLACLSDSERARVRGFVINRFRGDPALLEPGLRWLEARTGKPVLGVLPYLHGLTLDAEDMLPASARTSAARRDAGVLRIVVPALPRISNHTDFDALRAHPRVDFTYWKRGPVPDADLLILPGSKNVLADLAWLRDAGWDALIKRHLRYGGKVIGICGGMQMLGRTLADPHGVEGAAGATSAGLGLLDYATTLTPEKTLVNAAGRLAFGGDARVAGYEIHMGRTEGPALASPALMLAGRGGERPDGAVSADGQILATYLHGLFDTPHACAALLEWAGLDGAEALDYPALREASLERLADTFAEHLDLDRVFAAFA; this is translated from the coding sequence ATGCGGCCTTCGCCATTTGCCGCGCGCCGCGCGTCGCGCCATTCGTTCACGATGATTGCCAACGCCAACGCCAACGCCAACGCCAACGCCAACGCCAACGCCAACGCCGCCCGTCCGCGCGGCACGCTGATGATCCAGGGCACGACGTCCGACGCGGGCAAGAGCACGCTCGTCGCGGGCCTGTGCCGGCTCGCGCGCCGCACGGGCGCGCGCGTCGCGCCGTTCAAGCCGCAGAACATGGCGCTCAACAGCGCGGTGACGGCGAACGGCGGCGAGATCGGCCGCGCGCAGGCGCTGCAGGCGCTCGCGGCGGGCATCGAAGCGCATACCGATCTGAACCCGGTGCTGCTGAAGCCGACGGGCGATCGCGGCGCGCAGGTGATCATCCACGGCACGGCGCGCGCGAACCTGGACGCGCGCGCCTATCACGACTACAAGCCGACCGCGATGCGGGCGGTGCTCGAATCGTACGGCCGGCTGCGCGGCGCGTACGACGCGGTGATCGTCGAAGGGGCGGGCAGCCCTGCCGAGATCAATCTGCGCGAAGGCGATATCGCGAACATGGGTTTCGCCGAAGCGGTCGATTGCCCGGTCGTGCTCGTCGCGGACATCGATCGCGGCGGCGTGTTCGCGCATCTCGTCGGCACGCTCGCGTGCCTGTCGGACAGCGAGCGCGCGCGCGTGCGCGGCTTCGTGATCAACCGCTTTCGCGGCGATCCGGCACTGCTCGAGCCGGGGCTGCGCTGGCTCGAGGCGCGGACCGGCAAGCCCGTGCTCGGCGTGCTGCCCTATTTGCACGGGCTCACGCTCGACGCCGAGGACATGCTGCCCGCGAGCGCGCGCACGTCGGCGGCGCGGCGCGACGCGGGCGTGCTGCGCATCGTCGTGCCCGCGTTGCCGCGCATCAGCAACCATACCGATTTCGACGCGTTGCGCGCGCATCCGCGCGTCGATTTCACGTACTGGAAGCGCGGGCCCGTGCCCGACGCCGATCTGCTGATCCTGCCCGGCTCGAAGAACGTGCTCGCCGATCTCGCGTGGCTGCGCGACGCGGGCTGGGACGCGCTGATCAAGCGCCATCTGCGCTACGGCGGCAAGGTGATCGGCATCTGCGGCGGCATGCAGATGCTCGGCCGCACGCTGGCCGATCCGCACGGCGTCGAGGGCGCGGCCGGCGCGACGAGCGCGGGCCTCGGCCTGCTCGACTACGCGACGACGCTGACCCCGGAGAAGACGCTCGTCAACGCGGCGGGGCGGCTCGCGTTCGGCGGCGACGCGCGCGTCGCGGGCTACGAGATCCATATGGGCCGAACCGAAGGGCCGGCGCTCGCGTCGCCCGCGCTCATGCTCGCGGGGCGCGGCGGCGAGCGGCCCGACGGCGCGGTGTCGGCGGACGGGCAGATTCTCGCGACCTACCTGCACGGGCTTTTCGACACGCCGCACGCATGCGCGGCGCTGCTCGAATGGGCGGGGCTCGACGGCGCGGAGGCGCTCGACTATCCGGCGCTGCGCGAGGCGTCGCTCGAACGGCTCGCCGACACGTTCGCCGAGCATCTCGATCTCGATCGCGTGTTCGCGGCGTTCGCGTGA
- the cobC gene encoding alpha-ribazole phosphatase, giving the protein MDVVLIRHPAVALGTGVCYGASDVPLAAGAAAGAAGIRRRLRSLGVARASRVWSSPLARCADVARALAGGVRAPLEIDPRLREIDFGAWEMQSWDAIGRDALDRWSADLMHAREHGGESAAQFVARVRPAFATLAVAARTSWVLTHAGVIRALASHALDAPLDAMLARPIAMGGIVWLRCDEGGDSDCARGWRIAHWDE; this is encoded by the coding sequence ATGGATGTCGTCCTGATCCGCCATCCGGCGGTCGCGCTCGGCACGGGCGTCTGCTACGGCGCGAGCGACGTGCCGCTCGCGGCCGGCGCGGCGGCGGGCGCGGCCGGCATTCGGCGGCGGCTGCGCTCGCTCGGCGTCGCGCGCGCGTCGCGCGTGTGGTCGAGCCCGCTCGCGCGCTGCGCGGACGTCGCGCGCGCGCTGGCGGGCGGCGTGCGCGCGCCGCTCGAGATCGATCCGCGCCTGCGCGAAATCGATTTCGGCGCGTGGGAGATGCAAAGCTGGGACGCGATCGGCCGCGACGCGCTCGATCGATGGAGTGCCGATCTGATGCACGCGCGCGAGCACGGCGGGGAGAGCGCCGCGCAGTTCGTCGCGCGCGTGCGGCCTGCGTTCGCGACGCTCGCCGTCGCGGCGCGCACGAGCTGGGTGCTCACGCATGCGGGCGTGATCCGCGCGCTGGCGTCGCACGCGCTCGATGCGCCGCTCGACGCGATGCTCGCGCGGCCGATCGCGATGGGCGGCATCGTATGGTTGCGGTGCGACGAAGGTGGCGACAGCGATTGCGCTCGCGGCTGGCGAATCGCGCATTGGGACGAATGA
- a CDS encoding DUF3460 family protein gives MPYQSDITQFLNQLKQQKPTLEEEQRKGRALLWDKQPIDLEERDAQQRARVRQTPYVYYQNF, from the coding sequence ATGCCGTACCAGTCCGACATCACGCAATTCCTGAACCAGTTGAAGCAGCAAAAGCCGACGCTCGAAGAAGAGCAGCGCAAGGGCCGCGCGCTGCTGTGGGACAAGCAGCCGATCGATCTCGAAGAGCGCGACGCGCAACAGCGCGCGCGCGTGCGCCAGACGCCGTACGTGTACTACCAGAACTTCTGA
- the panD gene encoding aspartate 1-decarboxylase — translation MQRHMLKSKIHRAAVTHCELHYEGSCAIDEDLLEAANIVENERIDIWNVNNGERFSTYAIKGERGSGMISLNGSAARRAQLGDLVIIAAFAMIDEQELKAGWKPDLVFVDEDNKIKGSRDHVPTQNWT, via the coding sequence ATGCAGCGCCACATGCTGAAATCGAAGATCCACCGCGCGGCGGTCACGCACTGCGAGCTGCATTACGAAGGCTCGTGCGCGATCGACGAGGACTTGCTCGAAGCGGCGAACATCGTCGAGAACGAGCGGATCGACATCTGGAACGTCAACAACGGCGAGCGCTTTTCGACGTACGCGATCAAGGGCGAGCGCGGCAGCGGGATGATTTCGCTGAACGGCTCGGCCGCGCGCCGCGCGCAACTGGGCGACCTCGTGATCATCGCCGCGTTCGCGATGATCGACGAGCAAGAATTGAAGGCGGGCTGGAAGCCGGATCTCGTGTTCGTCGACGAAGACAACAAGATCAAGGGCAGCCGCGATCACGTGCCGACGCAGAACTGGACGTAA